Proteins from one Malaya genurostris strain Urasoe2022 chromosome 2, Malgen_1.1, whole genome shotgun sequence genomic window:
- the LOC131429996 gene encoding putative ATPase N2B, whose amino-acid sequence MLFLARNAASGVKLCSCGLVKILHGRFYCSQQQLAAATTASGRTPIEHLEDKIARSEIQRDPHQERITEALQHVYDNIQSYSPPEPSSGLGKWFGLKSAKKVQAPKGLYIYGSVGGGKTMLMDMFYDCCEINRKRRVHFNSFMTDVHSKIHEIKSKQVRDVTSAKPQPFDPIKPVAELISEDSWLICFDEFQVTDIADAMILKRLFTYLFDSGVIVVATSNRAPDDLYKNGLQRSNFVPFIGVLKNHCDIATLDSGVDYRTATLKGEGSHYFVKTQGDANDAMNKIFKVLCSQENDMIRPKTFTHFGRNISFAKTCGQVLDSTFEELCDRPLGASDYLQISQFFHTVLIRDIPQLNLKLKSQTRRFITLIDTLYDSRVRLVVSSDVPYKQLFSNDVPEDIHTSDEHRMLMDDLKITKDSKDASSNIFTGEEELFAFERTVSRLAEMQSTEYWNLWEKHR is encoded by the exons ATGCTGTTCCTTGCGAGAAACGCCGCGAGTGGAGTGAAACTGTGTTCCTGTGGATTAGTCAAGATCCTTCACGGACGGTTCTATTGCAGTCAGCAGCAACTAGCGGCCGCCACAACAGCGTCTGGCCGTACTCCAATCGAGCATTTGGAGGACAAAATTGCTCGCTCGGAAATTCAACGAGACCCACACCAGGAACGGATTACTGAGGCCTTGCAGCATGTCTACGACAACATTCAAAGCTACAGTCCTCCGGAACCAAGCAGTGGATTGGGAAAATGGTTTGGTTTGAAAAGTGCTAAAAAGGTGCAAGCTCCTAAAGGTTTATACATATACGGTAGTGTAGGTGGTGGAAAAACCATGCTTATGGATATGTTCTACGATTGCTGTGAG ATAAATCGCAAGCGACGGGTGCACTTCAATTCGTTTATGACAGACGTCCACTCGAAGATTCACGAGATTAAATCCAAACAGGTCCGTGACGTTACGAGTGCCAAACCGCAGCCCTTCGATCCTATCAAACCGGTTGCCGAGCTTATCAGTGAAGATTCCTGGCTAATTTGTTTTGATGAATTCCAG GTCACAGACATTGCGGATGCGATGATCCTGAAACGATTATTCACCTACCTTTTTGACAGCGGCGTTATCGTGGTGGCAACAAGCAATCGAGCCCCCGATGACTTGTATAAAAATGGTCTACAACGAAGTAACTTTGTGCCGTTCATTGGGGTGCTCAAAAACCATTGTGATATTGCCACCTTGGATAGCGGGGTCGATTACCGGACAGCGACACTGAAAGGCGAAGGATCCCATTACTTTGT taaaACACAAGGTGACGCCAATGATGCTATGAATAAAATATTCAAGGTTTTATGCTCCCAGGAAAACGACATGATTCGACCCAAAACTTTTACTCACTTCGGACGTAACATATCGTTCGCCAAAACTTGTGGACAAGTTTTGGATAGCACATTTGAAGAACTCTGTGATAGG CCTCTCGGAGCATCCGATTATCTGCAAATATCGCAATTTTTCCACACCGTACTGATAAGGGATATTCCTCAGCTgaatttgaaactgaaatcgCAAACAAGACGATTTATCACGCTTATCGACACGCTTTACGATAGTCGCGTTAGG TTAGTGGTCTCCTCGGACGTTCCGTACAAGCAGCTATTTTCGAACGACGTACCAGAAGATATTCACACCTCGGACGAGCATCGAATGCTGATGGACGATTTGAAAATCACCAAGGACTCCAAGGACGCCAGTTCAAACATCTTCACCGGCGAAGAGGAACTGTTCGCCTTCGAGCGAACCGTGTCTCGTCTGGCAGAAATGCAATCCACCGAGTATTGGAACCTGTGGGAAAAACATCGATAG
- the LOC131429997 gene encoding endocuticle structural glycoprotein ABD-4: MKFLIFSILIASAYAYPQHNNDYDQRQQHIEKRIAQHETTTWIPILKYNKEQGEDGSYKTEYQTGNNIVHEESGYLKDFSDAHPNGVLVQQGAYSYEAPDGQIIHVQYTADERGFRVTGDHLPTEPPVPEGIRKGLEEIYAGIKRREQENKNNPKYAETAAQRAELDYNGQYYQQ, translated from the exons attttctcGATACTGATAGCCTCCGCCTACGCTTACCCACAGCACAATAATGACTACGATCAACGCCAGCAACACATCGAGAAACGGATTGCACAGCATGAAACCACCACTTGGATTCCGATCCTGAAGTACAATAAAGAACAAGGAGAAGATGGAAGCTACAAAACCGA ATATCAAACCGGCAACAATATCGTACACGAGGAATCCGGTTACCTGAAAGATTTCTCCGATGCACATCCCAATGGGGTCCTGGTGCAGCAGGGTGCCTACTCGTACGAAGCCCCCGATGGTCAAATCATTCACGTTCAGTACACGGCTGACGAGCGGGGCTTCCGAGTAACCGGAGATCATCTGCCGACCGAACCGCCAGTACCGGAAGGTATCCGCAAAGGGCTGGAGGAAATTTACGCCGGTATCAAGCGCCGGGAGCAGGAGAACAAGAACAACCCAAAGTATGCGGAAACGGCGGCCCAGCGCGCCGAGCTGGACTACAACGGACAGTACTATCAACAGTAG
- the LOC131429994 gene encoding deoxyribose-phosphate aldolase encodes MIVNQEIPLDTIPLEKVYINLRSVERSVDLLTSSLIKQQTPAQLLNWTLKALSLTDLTTLSGDDTKTNVERLCFRAAYPLSERTVNPNLYESIHTAAVCVYPSRVADAHESLKALGKLDKIQIAAVATGFPSGQYPLHTRLLEIQYAIEQGATEIDIVVDRGLVLQNDWEKLYNEIVQMRQACGSKAHLKTILGIGECGTMVNVYKASMVAMMAGSDFIKTSTGKEAVNATLVVGLVMIRAIQEFYRITGKKIGLKPAGGVRTVKDAVAWMIMIQETLGNAWLEPELFRFGASGLLDDVEKQYYTLLSKLK; translated from the exons ATGATTGTTAATCAAGAAATTCCACTCG ATACAATTCCTCTCGAAAAGGTGTACATTAATCTGCGCAGTGTAGAGCGCTCGGTTGACCTTTTAACATCGTCGCTTATCAAACAGCAAACGCCGGCTCAACTGCTGAACTGGACCTTGAAAGCACTTAGCTTGACAGATCTGACAACTCTAAGTGGCGATGATACCAAGACCAATGTGGAGCGATTATGTTTTCGAGCAGCTTATCCCTTGTCGGAACGGACGGTAAACCCGAATCTCTACGAGTCGATACATACGGCTGCTGTTTGTGTGTATCCAAGCCGGGTAGCCGATGCCCACGAGTCACTGAAAGCACTTGGAAAACTAGATAAAATCCAAATCGCTGCCG TGGCAACCGGTTTCCCATCCGGCCAATATCCGTTGCACACTCGTCTTTTGGAAATCCAGTACGCTATCGAACAGGGTGCAACTGAAATCGACATTGTCGTCGATCGAGGTCTGGTGCTGCAAAACGATTGGGAAAAGTTGTACAACGAGATCGTCCAAATGCGACAGGCTTGCGGAAGTAAAGCTCATCTAAAAACTATTCTAGGAATTGGTGAATGCGGAACAATGGTTAAT GTCTACAAAGCTTCTATGGTAGCAATGATGGCTGGATCAGATTTTATTAAAACTTCCACCGGGAAGGAGGCGGTCAATGCCACCCTCGTGGTTGGACTTGTAATGATTCGTGCCATTCAAGAGTTCTACAGAATAACAGGGAAGAAAATCGGTCTCAAGCCTGCCGGAGGTGTACGAACTGTGAAAGATGCCGTCGCTTGGATGATCATGATTCAGGAAACATTGGGAAATGCATGGCTGGAACCGGAACTATTCCGCTTCGGAGCTTCGGGACTGTTGGATGATGTTGAGAAGCAGTACTATACCCTTTTGTCAAAATTAAAGTAG
- the LOC131429995 gene encoding uncharacterized protein LOC131429995 isoform X2: MKFLYLLALFFFGAIMRSHALPVKVSKPKALTTSRDDRSVGAVTSATPSKDTTKPPYLIRVVPQEQDEFEKLLDFFAVGGIDSPAESAESPQKNSYGSYEPRQDDLTEPLLPPPVEQNEPNYYAEKPKKTKSKKYMPNQKLVNIKNAENIEKIENEKSRLNSAQGEVDEEYFLDGLDLDKLLASAWLTQADADAEATRTAKDLKQADLNTGEFIPSQQRRMDENTRRLPNENEGARVDFQLHGHKGPTSYAFGYDTGKGKNRQFHVEERDEQGRVRGKYGYFMKNGKFRTVEYSSSPDQGFRIEN, from the exons ATGAAGTTTTTATATCTg CTGGCGCTATTCTTTTTTGGTGCCATCATGCGTTCTCATGCACTACCGGTTAAAGTTAGCAAACCGAAGGCACTGACCACGAGCCGGGACGATCGGTCGGTCGGGGCCGTAACCAGCGCAACACCATCGAAAGACACTACGAAACCCCCGTACCTGATCCGGGTCGTTCCGCAGGAGCAGGATGAGTTTGAGAAGCTGTTGGATTTTTTCGCAGTTGGGGGGATCGATTCGCCCGCCGAGTCAGCAGAATCTCCCCAAAAGAATTCATACGGCTCCTATGAACCCCGACAGGATGATCTAACGGAACCGTTGTTGCCTCCACCGGTGGAACAGAACGAACCGAACTACTATGCTGAGAAACCAAAGAAGACTAAGAGTAAAAAGTATATGCCAAACCAGAAATTGGTCAACATAAAAAACGCGGAAAACATCGAAAAGATCGAGAACGAAAAATCTAGACTGAACAGTGCTCAAGGAGAGGTCGATGAAGAGTACTTCCTGGATGGGTTGGATCTGGATAAGCTTTTGGCTTCGGCATGGCTGACGCAAGCTGATGCTGATGCGGAGGCAACGAGGACAGCGAAGGATCTGAAACAGGCGGACTTGAACACCGGTGAATTTATTCCCAGTCAACAGCGACGGATGGACGAAAACACCAGGAGATTGCCGAATGAAAACGAAGGTGCTCGAGTTGATTTTCAGCTGCACGGTCATAAAGGACCAACCAGTTATGCCTTTGGATATGACACGGGTAAAGG gAAGAATCGGCAGTTTCACGTAGAAGAGCGCGATGAACAGGGTCGCGTTCGAGGGAAGTATGGTTACTTCATGAAAAACGGAAAATTCCGAACCGTTGAGTACAGTTCATCGCCCGACCAAGGCTTTCGGATCGAGAATTAA
- the LOC131429995 gene encoding uncharacterized protein LOC131429995 isoform X1 gives MKFLYLLALFFFGAIMRSHALPVKVSKPKALTTSRDDRSVGAVTSATPSKDTTKPPYLIRVVPQEQDEFEKLLDFFAVGGIDSPAESAESPQKNSYGSYEPRQDDLTEPLLPPPVEQNEPNYYAEKPKKTKSKKYMPNQKLVNIKNAENIEKIENEKSRLNSAQGEVDEEYFLDGLDLDKLLASAWLTQADADAEATRTAKDLKQADLNTGEFIPSQQRRMDENTRRLPNENEGARVDFQLHGHKGPTSYAFGYDTGRIGSFT, from the exons ATGAAGTTTTTATATCTg CTGGCGCTATTCTTTTTTGGTGCCATCATGCGTTCTCATGCACTACCGGTTAAAGTTAGCAAACCGAAGGCACTGACCACGAGCCGGGACGATCGGTCGGTCGGGGCCGTAACCAGCGCAACACCATCGAAAGACACTACGAAACCCCCGTACCTGATCCGGGTCGTTCCGCAGGAGCAGGATGAGTTTGAGAAGCTGTTGGATTTTTTCGCAGTTGGGGGGATCGATTCGCCCGCCGAGTCAGCAGAATCTCCCCAAAAGAATTCATACGGCTCCTATGAACCCCGACAGGATGATCTAACGGAACCGTTGTTGCCTCCACCGGTGGAACAGAACGAACCGAACTACTATGCTGAGAAACCAAAGAAGACTAAGAGTAAAAAGTATATGCCAAACCAGAAATTGGTCAACATAAAAAACGCGGAAAACATCGAAAAGATCGAGAACGAAAAATCTAGACTGAACAGTGCTCAAGGAGAGGTCGATGAAGAGTACTTCCTGGATGGGTTGGATCTGGATAAGCTTTTGGCTTCGGCATGGCTGACGCAAGCTGATGCTGATGCGGAGGCAACGAGGACAGCGAAGGATCTGAAACAGGCGGACTTGAACACCGGTGAATTTATTCCCAGTCAACAGCGACGGATGGACGAAAACACCAGGAGATTGCCGAATGAAAACGAAGGTGCTCGAGTTGATTTTCAGCTGCACGGTCATAAAGGACCAACCAGTTATGCCTTTGGATATGACACGG gAAGAATCGGCAGTTTCACGTAG